One region of Streptomyces subrutilus genomic DNA includes:
- a CDS encoding SCO3374 family protein, which produces MASTVASPAVPLPRVPAEEAGCAAGTAYASWYERVLGWPVAGGPPVQLATGSRFDVLELPSDAGTALLRRPVDTGPVALMGRRMRFLVAAGSAEELDGLLDWLEWGGVALDLTALGAGGRITAPAPPGQSPGPREAAVWLRPPEQGCEALLPALPGSPGPGAGPDLVRLVAAAATECHRARLRRRATRRGQPLAFS; this is translated from the coding sequence ATGGCCTCCACCGTCGCCTCCCCCGCCGTCCCGCTGCCCCGCGTCCCGGCCGAGGAGGCCGGGTGCGCCGCGGGCACCGCGTACGCCTCCTGGTACGAGCGCGTGCTCGGCTGGCCGGTGGCGGGCGGCCCGCCCGTACAGCTCGCCACGGGGTCCCGGTTCGACGTCCTGGAGCTGCCGTCCGATGCGGGGACGGCGCTCCTGCGCAGGCCGGTCGACACGGGCCCGGTCGCCCTCATGGGGCGCAGGATGCGGTTCCTGGTGGCCGCGGGGAGCGCGGAGGAGCTCGACGGGCTGCTGGACTGGCTCGAGTGGGGCGGGGTCGCCCTGGACCTCACCGCGCTGGGTGCGGGCGGCCGGATCACCGCCCCGGCTCCCCCGGGGCAGTCCCCCGGCCCTCGGGAGGCCGCCGTCTGGCTGCGACCCCCCGAGCAGGGGTGCGAGGCACTGCTGCCCGCCCTGCCGGGTTCCCCCGGGCCGGGCGCCGGGCCCGATCTCGTACGCCTGGTGGCGGCGGCGGCGACGGAATGCCACCGCGCCCGCCTGCGGCGCCGGGCGACGCGGCGCGGTCAGCCCTTGGCCTTCTCGTAG
- a CDS encoding histone-like nucleoid-structuring protein Lsr2: MAQKVQVLLVDDLDGGEADETVTFALDGKTYEIDLTTANAEKLRGLLDPYTKGGRRTGGRATAARAKGRASAATGNPDTAEIRAWAKENGYNVNDRGRVPAEIREAYEKAKG, translated from the coding sequence GTGGCACAGAAGGTTCAGGTCCTTCTTGTCGACGACCTCGACGGCGGCGAGGCGGACGAGACGGTGACGTTCGCTCTGGATGGCAAGACCTACGAGATCGACCTCACCACCGCCAACGCTGAAAAGCTCCGCGGTCTGCTCGACCCGTACACCAAGGGCGGCCGCCGCACCGGCGGGCGCGCGACCGCCGCCCGCGCCAAGGGCCGCGCCTCGGCCGCGACCGGAAACCCGGACACCGCCGAGATCCGCGCGTGGGCGAAGGAGAACGGTTACAACGTGAACGACCGCGGCCGCGTCCCGGCCGAGATCCGCGAGGCCTACGAGAAGGCCAAGGGCTGA
- a CDS encoding amino-acid N-acetyltransferase, with amino-acid sequence MGEFSAAHAETVTIRRARTGDVPALRRLLDQYVQQRILLDKAPVVLYEDIQEFWVAERDSDRQVVGCGALHVMWEDLAEVRTLAVDRDLKGAGVGHLVLEQLLRTARELGVSRVFCLTFEVDFFAKHGFVEIGETPVETDVYMELLRSYDEGVAEFLGLERVKPNTLGNSRMLLHL; translated from the coding sequence ATGGGAGAGTTTTCCGCCGCACATGCAGAAACAGTGACGATCCGCCGTGCCCGCACCGGTGATGTTCCAGCGCTGCGCCGCCTGCTCGACCAGTACGTGCAGCAGCGGATCCTGCTCGACAAAGCACCTGTCGTCCTTTACGAGGACATCCAGGAGTTCTGGGTCGCGGAACGCGACTCCGACCGCCAGGTGGTCGGCTGCGGCGCTCTCCACGTGATGTGGGAAGACCTCGCCGAAGTACGCACTCTCGCCGTCGACCGCGACCTCAAGGGCGCCGGCGTCGGTCATCTGGTGCTGGAGCAGTTGTTGCGGACGGCCCGCGAGCTCGGGGTGAGCCGGGTTTTCTGTCTGACCTTCGAAGTCGACTTCTTCGCGAAGCACGGCTTCGTCGAGATCGGCGAGACCCCGGTCGAGACCGATGTCTACATGGAGCTCCTGCGTTCCTATGACGAGGGTGTCGCAGAGTTCCTCGGTCTCGAACGAGTGAAGCCGAACACCTTGGGTAACAGTCGGATGCTTCTGCACCTCTGA
- a CDS encoding BlaI/MecI/CopY family transcriptional regulator: MPRPLGELEDAVMTRVWQWNRPVTVREVLEDLQQERSIAYTTVMTVMDNLHQKGWVRREAEGRAYRYTAVSTRAAYSAALMNEAWSTSDNPAAALVAFFGMMSAEQREALRDAVRIVQHDDEAAEAAEAAAPAGPAAAEGESGERAEGPGR, encoded by the coding sequence GTGCCTCGCCCCTTGGGAGAACTCGAAGACGCCGTCATGACGCGGGTGTGGCAGTGGAACCGCCCGGTCACCGTTCGGGAAGTGCTGGAAGACCTCCAGCAGGAACGGTCCATCGCGTACACCACGGTCATGACCGTTATGGACAATCTTCATCAGAAGGGCTGGGTCCGCCGGGAAGCGGAAGGCCGCGCCTATCGATATACGGCGGTCTCCACCCGCGCCGCATACTCGGCCGCACTGATGAACGAAGCGTGGTCGACCAGTGACAACCCCGCGGCCGCACTCGTCGCCTTCTTCGGCATGATGTCGGCGGAACAGCGGGAAGCCCTCCGGGACGCCGTCCGGATCGTCCAGCACGACGACGAAGCGGCGGAAGCGGCGGAGGCGGCCGCACCGGCCGGGCCCGCAGCGGCCGAAGGGGAGTCCGGCGAGCGTGCGGAGGGCCCGGGGCGATAG
- a CDS encoding DUF397 domain-containing protein, giving the protein MTARPLWQKSSFCGEKEDACVYVSAAPGTLVRVADRADPAHLVLATTQAAWVDFLAAVKESG; this is encoded by the coding sequence ATGACCGCTCGGCCCCTGTGGCAGAAGTCCTCGTTCTGCGGCGAGAAGGAAGACGCCTGCGTCTACGTTTCCGCCGCCCCCGGCACCCTCGTGCGCGTCGCCGACCGCGCCGATCCCGCCCACCTCGTGCTCGCCACGACCCAGGCGGCCTGGGTCGATTTCCTGGCCGCCGTCAAAGAGAGCGGTTGA
- a CDS encoding threonine aldolase family protein → MSEDNEDTEREKRQAAAWRGAGRMLSRSLRDATVAELLAPLAEAPYDMDRPADLYGDGVVAELERRVAGLLGTEDAAFFPSGTMAQQVALRCWAGRTGNPVVALHPMSHPERWEGGALSAVAGLRAAHATTEARQPTAEEVAGLAEPFGTLMLELPLRDAGFVLPTWEELEALVGAAREREAVVHFDGARLWESTVHFGRPLAEIAGLADSVYVSFYKSLGGLSGAALAGPRAFVEETRVWRHRYGGRIFRQFPQALAALAGLERELPRLPSYVEQARRVAAALGPAFAEAGIPWSRVHPEPPHTHQFQVWLPYDPDRLTEASVRVAQETGRVLFRRWFPAPVPGLSVTEVEVTEPGLTWTGTEVAEAVAAFAARL, encoded by the coding sequence ATGAGCGAGGACAACGAGGACACCGAGCGGGAGAAGCGGCAGGCGGCGGCATGGCGCGGGGCCGGGCGGATGCTCTCCCGGTCCCTGCGGGACGCCACGGTGGCGGAGCTGCTGGCGCCGCTCGCCGAAGCCCCGTACGACATGGACCGGCCGGCCGACCTCTACGGGGACGGCGTGGTCGCCGAGCTGGAGCGGCGGGTCGCGGGGCTGCTGGGCACCGAGGACGCGGCCTTCTTCCCCAGCGGGACCATGGCGCAGCAGGTCGCCCTGCGCTGCTGGGCCGGGCGGACCGGGAACCCGGTGGTGGCGCTGCACCCGATGAGCCACCCCGAGCGGTGGGAGGGCGGCGCGCTGTCGGCGGTCGCCGGGCTGCGGGCGGCGCACGCGACGACCGAGGCGCGCCAGCCCACGGCGGAGGAGGTCGCGGGGCTCGCGGAGCCGTTCGGCACGCTGATGCTGGAGCTGCCCCTGCGGGACGCGGGCTTCGTCCTGCCCACCTGGGAGGAGCTGGAGGCGCTGGTCGGGGCGGCCCGGGAGCGGGAGGCGGTGGTCCACTTCGACGGGGCGCGGCTGTGGGAGTCCACGGTGCACTTCGGACGGCCGCTGGCGGAGATCGCGGGGCTCGCCGACTCGGTGTACGTCTCGTTCTACAAGTCGCTCGGCGGCCTGAGCGGGGCGGCGCTGGCCGGGCCGCGGGCCTTCGTGGAGGAGACCAGGGTCTGGCGCCACCGGTACGGCGGCCGGATCTTCCGGCAGTTCCCGCAGGCCCTGGCCGCGCTGGCCGGGCTGGAGCGGGAGCTGCCGCGGCTGCCGTCGTACGTGGAGCAGGCGCGGCGGGTGGCGGCGGCACTGGGGCCGGCGTTCGCGGAGGCCGGGATCCCGTGGTCCCGGGTGCACCCCGAGCCCCCGCACACCCACCAGTTCCAGGTCTGGCTCCCGTACGACCCGGACCGTCTGACCGAGGCGTCGGTCCGCGTCGCGCAGGAGACGGGCCGGGTCCTCTTCCGCCGCTGGTTCCCCGCGCCCGTCCCCGGGCTCTCGGTGACCGAGGTAGAGGTCACGGAACCGGGCCTGACCTGGACCGGCACGGAGGTCGCCGAAGCCGTCGCGGCCTTCGCCGCCCGCCTGTAG
- a CDS encoding Rossmann-like and DUF2520 domain-containing protein, which yields MNPSQQPRPARLAVGVVGAGRVGPALARALQQAGHRPVAVSGVSDASVRRAARMLPDVPLVPPAQVFENADLVLLTVPDDALPSLVEGLAETGAIRPGQLLVHTSGRYGTAVLDPARRAGALPLALHPAMTFTGTEVDVQRLAGCSFGVTAPGELRLAAEALVIEMGGEPEWIAEENRPLYHAALALGANHLVTLVAQAMELLDMAGVAHPDRMLGPLLGAALDNALRSGDAALTGPVARGDAGTVAAHVSELRRHAPGAVAGYLAMARTTADRALAHGLLKPELAEDLLGVLADTDPEGGTAP from the coding sequence GTGAATCCCTCACAGCAGCCACGCCCTGCCCGGCTGGCGGTCGGTGTCGTCGGAGCCGGCCGGGTCGGCCCCGCGCTGGCCCGCGCGCTCCAGCAGGCCGGGCACCGTCCCGTCGCCGTGTCCGGCGTCTCCGACGCCTCGGTGCGCCGCGCCGCGCGGATGCTGCCCGACGTCCCGCTCGTCCCGCCCGCGCAGGTGTTCGAGAACGCCGATCTGGTCCTCCTGACCGTGCCGGACGACGCGCTGCCCTCCCTGGTGGAGGGGCTCGCCGAGACCGGGGCGATCCGCCCCGGACAGCTCCTCGTCCACACCTCCGGCCGGTACGGGACCGCCGTGCTCGACCCGGCGCGCCGGGCGGGGGCCCTGCCGCTGGCCCTGCACCCCGCGATGACCTTCACCGGCACCGAGGTCGACGTGCAGCGGCTGGCCGGCTGCTCCTTCGGCGTCACCGCCCCCGGGGAGCTGCGGCTCGCCGCCGAGGCCCTGGTCATCGAGATGGGCGGGGAGCCCGAGTGGATCGCGGAGGAGAACCGCCCGCTCTACCACGCGGCCCTCGCGCTCGGCGCGAACCACCTGGTCACCCTGGTCGCCCAGGCCATGGAGCTGCTGGACATGGCCGGGGTCGCGCACCCCGACCGGATGCTCGGCCCGCTGCTCGGCGCGGCCCTCGACAACGCGCTGCGCTCCGGGGACGCGGCCCTGACCGGCCCGGTGGCCCGCGGTGACGCCGGCACGGTCGCCGCCCACGTCTCGGAGCTGCGCAGGCACGCGCCCGGCGCCGTCGCCGGATACCTGGCCATGGCCCGCACCACCGCCGACCGGGCCCTCGCGCACGGACTACTCAAGCCCGAACTCGCCGAGGACCTGCTCGGCGTGCTCGCCGACACGGACCCGGAAGGGGGCACCGCCCCGTGA
- the panC gene encoding pantoate--beta-alanine ligase codes for MTMGALHEGHATLIRSARELAGPQGQVVVTVFVNPLQFGANEDLDRYPRTLDADLAIAEGAGADAVFAPSVDEVYPGGDPQVRISAGPMGERLEGATRPGHFDGMLTVVAKLLHLTQPDLALFGQKDAQQLALIRRMVTDLNFPVEVVGVPTVREEDGLALSSRNRYLSPAERRTALALSRALFAGQDRLAAQAALRARAEASPASDERATALARLGEIRASADAHAVSAAGTGLPDAVRAAAGHVLEEAGRHEPPLVLDYLALVDPQDFTEAGPGFTGQAVLAVAAKVGTTRLIDNIPLEFGAHS; via the coding sequence ATGACCATGGGCGCCCTGCACGAGGGCCACGCCACGCTGATCCGCTCGGCCCGCGAGCTGGCCGGGCCGCAGGGGCAGGTCGTCGTCACCGTCTTCGTCAACCCCCTGCAGTTCGGGGCGAACGAGGACCTGGACCGCTACCCGCGCACCCTCGACGCCGACCTCGCGATCGCCGAAGGGGCGGGCGCCGACGCGGTGTTCGCCCCCTCCGTCGACGAGGTCTACCCGGGCGGCGACCCGCAGGTGCGCATCAGCGCCGGCCCGATGGGCGAGCGCCTCGAAGGGGCCACCCGCCCCGGGCACTTCGACGGAATGCTGACCGTCGTCGCGAAGCTGCTCCACCTCACCCAGCCCGACCTGGCCCTCTTCGGCCAGAAGGACGCCCAGCAACTGGCCCTGATCCGGCGGATGGTGACCGACCTGAACTTCCCCGTGGAGGTGGTCGGCGTACCGACCGTCCGCGAGGAGGACGGGCTCGCGCTGTCGTCCCGCAACCGCTACCTCTCGCCCGCCGAGCGGCGCACCGCCCTGGCCCTGTCCCGCGCCCTGTTCGCCGGACAGGACCGGCTCGCCGCGCAGGCCGCGCTGCGGGCCCGCGCCGAGGCCTCCCCGGCCAGCGACGAGCGGGCCACCGCCCTGGCCCGGCTCGGCGAGATCCGCGCCTCGGCCGACGCGCACGCCGTCTCGGCGGCGGGCACCGGGCTGCCGGACGCCGTACGGGCCGCCGCGGGGCACGTCCTGGAGGAGGCGGGCCGCCACGAGCCGCCGCTCGTGCTGGACTACCTGGCGCTGGTGGACCCGCAGGACTTCACCGAGGCCGGGCCCGGGTTCACCGGGCAGGCCGTGCTGGCCGTCGCCGCGAAAGTGGGCACGACCCGGCTGATCGACAACATCCCACTGGAATTCGGAGCACACTCGTGA
- a CDS encoding L-aspartate oxidase, protein MSTPGRGLPPGGTGAGAGTGIRLHAPAPGWALDADVVVVGSGVAGLTAALRCAAAGRRTVVVTKARLDDGSTRWAQGGIAAALGEGDTPEQHLDDTLVAGAGLCDEAAVRLLVTEGPDAVRRLMATGAVFDTSAETGEIELTREGGHHRRRIAHAGGDATGAEISRALVEAVQAAGIRTVENALVLDLLQDERGRSAGVTLHVMGEGQHDGVGAVHAPAVILATGGMGQVFSATTNPSVSTGDGVALALRAGAEVSDLEFVQFHPTVLFLGPDAEGQQPLVSEAVRGEGAHLVDADGVRFMAGRHELAELAPRDIVAKGIMRRMQEQGAQHMFLDARHFGAEMWEQRFPTILAACRSHGIDPVTEPIPVAPAAHYASGGVRTDLHGRTTVPGLYACGEVACTGVHGANRLASNSLLEGLVFAERIADDITARALTGGGPGIPVPATGPLQPAQARYEIQRIMTDGAGVLRSAESLRTAAEALEGLYATALNNLEAHGKTAEPGVDTWEATNLLCVARVLVAAARRRVETRGCHWREDHPDRDDAAWRRHLVVRLSATEKRALVVTPTDSADFPSVHVPLSTQSLEQ, encoded by the coding sequence GTGAGCACCCCAGGCAGAGGCCTCCCCCCGGGCGGCACAGGCGCGGGCGCGGGCACCGGCATACGGCTGCACGCACCCGCCCCCGGCTGGGCCCTGGACGCCGACGTCGTGGTCGTCGGATCCGGCGTCGCGGGGCTGACCGCAGCGCTGCGCTGCGCCGCCGCCGGCCGCCGTACGGTCGTGGTCACCAAGGCCCGGCTCGACGACGGATCGACCCGCTGGGCCCAGGGCGGCATCGCCGCGGCCCTCGGCGAGGGCGACACCCCCGAGCAGCACCTGGACGACACGCTGGTCGCGGGCGCGGGCCTGTGCGACGAGGCGGCCGTACGGCTGCTCGTCACCGAGGGACCGGACGCGGTGCGGCGGCTGATGGCCACGGGCGCCGTCTTCGACACCTCCGCGGAGACCGGGGAGATAGAACTGACCCGCGAGGGCGGCCACCACCGGCGCCGCATCGCGCACGCGGGCGGCGACGCCACCGGCGCCGAGATCTCCCGGGCACTCGTCGAAGCCGTGCAGGCCGCAGGGATCCGTACCGTCGAGAACGCGCTCGTCCTGGACCTGCTCCAGGACGAGCGGGGCCGCAGCGCCGGGGTCACGCTGCACGTCATGGGCGAGGGCCAGCACGACGGAGTCGGCGCCGTCCACGCACCCGCCGTGATCCTCGCGACCGGCGGCATGGGCCAGGTCTTCTCCGCGACCACCAACCCCTCGGTCTCCACCGGCGACGGGGTGGCGCTCGCCCTGCGGGCCGGCGCCGAGGTCTCCGACCTGGAGTTCGTGCAGTTCCACCCGACCGTGCTGTTCCTCGGCCCGGACGCGGAGGGCCAGCAGCCCCTCGTCTCGGAGGCGGTCCGCGGCGAGGGCGCCCACCTCGTCGACGCGGACGGCGTGCGCTTCATGGCTGGCCGGCACGAGCTCGCCGAACTGGCCCCCCGCGACATCGTCGCCAAGGGCATCATGCGGCGCATGCAGGAGCAGGGTGCGCAGCACATGTTCCTCGACGCCCGGCACTTCGGCGCCGAGATGTGGGAGCAGCGCTTCCCGACCATCCTCGCCGCCTGCCGCTCCCACGGCATCGACCCGGTGACCGAGCCGATCCCGGTCGCACCCGCCGCGCACTACGCGTCCGGCGGCGTCCGGACCGACCTGCACGGCCGCACCACCGTCCCCGGCCTGTACGCGTGCGGCGAGGTCGCCTGCACCGGCGTGCACGGCGCGAACCGGCTGGCCTCCAACTCCCTGCTGGAGGGCCTGGTCTTCGCCGAGCGCATCGCCGACGACATCACGGCCCGGGCGCTCACCGGCGGCGGCCCCGGCATACCGGTCCCCGCGACCGGCCCGCTCCAGCCCGCGCAGGCCCGGTACGAGATCCAGCGGATCATGACGGACGGCGCGGGCGTGCTGCGCTCGGCCGAGTCGCTGCGCACGGCCGCGGAGGCGCTCGAAGGCCTGTACGCCACCGCCCTGAACAACCTCGAGGCGCACGGAAAGACCGCCGAACCGGGGGTGGACACCTGGGAGGCCACGAACCTGCTGTGCGTGGCCCGGGTGCTGGTCGCCGCCGCGCGGCGGCGCGTGGAGACCCGCGGCTGCCACTGGCGCGAGGACCATCCGGACCGGGACGATGCCGCCTGGCGCCGCCACCTCGTCGTCCGGCTGTCGGCGACCGAGAAGCGGGCGCTGGTCGTCACCCCCACCGATTCCGCGGACTTCCCGTCCGTGCACGTACCCCTCAGCACCCAGAGCCTGGAGCAGTGA